The following is a genomic window from Mustela lutreola isolate mMusLut2 chromosome 5, mMusLut2.pri, whole genome shotgun sequence.
tatatatatatgtgtgtgtgtgtgtgtgtgtgtgtgtgtgtgtatatcataCATGTATAGATTAAAGCAAAAATCAGTATTTCACTTGAAGGATAATACTATCAGTTCCaaagatattattttatacatcataacaaagaaaaaatgttgcCAACTAATACAATGATTTGTTACTGATTTGTATTCCATACTCATTAAAAGTTATCCTTCAGTCTAATTTTTGACACATATTACTTTTGTAACTACATGAAAACCAAAGCtgctaaaataaatcatttatttctaAGGCAATGATAACAAATGTCACCTAGAGATCATcctttcagaaatgttaaaatatgaaaattaaatatttgtctaTCCAAAACCTTATTTACGAGACCGGACAATTTCCATCATTGTTAGGTCTCTCATGTATATTTCTCAGGATGCCTCTTTTGCACCACAGAGATAACTTTCTCAAGAGAAACAACCAAATATGCAGTCATatctcattttctctcattttcaagCCATTCTGTaaatgaaattctcatttttgacttgtttctttttttattccacaGTGCCATTCATCCCTGCCAATGTGCATAGCTGCCCATATGGTGCAGTACCCCCCTGTACATATATACCCCAACTTATCAATCCTTCATTTGATGAACATGGGATCTATTTCCTGTGCTTTGTTCCAGAATTCTCAGATTTCTTCTGCAACACAAGTAGGAGTTTCCTCAGGGTATTGACCTGGATGTGAAATTGCTCACTCCAGATGGtcgtttttcttcttcttactgAAAGATGTAGCTGTTCTCTTCCTCCCCGGCCCATGAATATCCTGAGTGGACACAAGTCCCATCCCTCCTTAATCTAATGGATGTAACATCTCTGATAGTTGACCttcagagggaagggaaagaggatggAGAAATGGAGTGCCTCCGAGCCAACAGAGTGTGACTTTGAGGACAGCCCaaggaaccaaaggcagacagggCTTAAGGCAAGAGGCACCACTCCCATTGGCTCCGTTGAGCAAAGGTGTGAGCAGAGCTGGGAAGGAAGCTAGGGTCTCAGGCGACAGCTTACCTGATGTCACAAAATTTTCTGAGGTCATTTCCATGGAACatgtaaatgaaagaaacaatagTGTTTTATTGTGAAAAGGCAAGTCTTATTTATCCAACGCAAAAAGGAAGCTCTCCGGAAGTAGCTTGCTCCCCATGCCCAGTCTTTTGTAATGGGTCTTCCACAGCTATAGATGGCCTCCTTGGCCACAGATGCTAAGGTACTGGTGATTTCCTCAGCACACTCTGCTGACTGCATGACAACTCCTCTTATTCAATGCGAAAAGGAAGCTCTCCAGAAGTAGCTTGCTACCCATGACCAGTCTCTTGTAATGGTCTTTTATGGCTATAGATGTCCTCCCTGGTCACAAATGCTAGGGTACCAGTGATGTCCTCAGCACACTCTGCTGACAGCATGAGAGCCTCCTCCACTACCGACCTCCACTCTGCTCCTACCTGACCTACTGTGGGCTTTATCATTTATTAGAAAGAGCCTGTTTCACTGAAACTTGGACTTTCAGACACTTGTAATGCAGTCTGTGCATTATAGAGAGCTTGAAGGTCTGAACAGAAAACCATATGGAGAGCTCAATTTCAGGATCCTGGAAATGAGTAAGGATGGTACACCATGAAGCTATCCCACAGacaatgaggaaagaaagagattctTAATTTTGAACCTCACTTAATTCACTCATGGATTCTGGTTCAAAAGCCTACTGATCATATCACTTGTTGccaaaaacgaaaaacaaaacaaacaaacaaacaaaaaaaacacacgaacaaaaacaaaaccacaaggcCCCCAAACCAGTACAAACTTCTAAGTGTGGTATTTGACTGGTGTGGCAATATGGACCCACCCATTTCACAATCTTACCATCTCCTTCCCGGCCATGCTGCATTGCAGCCAAACTCGACTAGAGACTGTCTCTTGGATGTTCCCTCTTTTCCTGTAAGCTGTGGTACTGGAAAAGTATCGCTCATATTCTGCCCCAAGCTGCAGTCTTTCTACCCTTAACACAGCTCATCTCCCTATAAAGACTGCACACTCCCTATGGCTTTGGTTCACCAGGCTGCACACCCCACTCACCCTACCCTGTCCAGAGCAAAGAAACGGACACATAGTAGGCACAAAGTcaatgtttacttaaaaaataatgaatcagGGGTTCATCTGGTatctgggtggttctgttggttgagaatccaactcttggtttcagctcaggtcctactctcagggtcatgagatcagagaaccgtcaggctccatgctcagtggggaatctgcttagggttctctctctccctgtcactctACCCTTCCCTGattgctctctctaaaacaaatacataaatcttaaaagaaaatgatgaatgaTCAGATACTGTCCTATCAAACTAGAACACCTTGAGATACAAAGGCTAAGTCACTTAATTGTGCATTCTCTCATCCTTCTTTATGCCCCCACGTGTATGAACAGCACCACCATCTCCGTGCCCAGGAGAAGATGTGTCATTTCATATTCTTGATTATCCCTCACTCATCTAATCCTTCCCATGTTCTCTGGGGTCTATGCTCATGTCCCCTCTATGTGCCATATTGTTCAGGGCTTTTATCATCTGTCTCTCCCCTATGTGGCCAGACTCCCAATGGGTTTCTCTGATTCCAGTTTTCCCATACATACTCAGGCAGTGGCCATTCTAAGCACAGGTGTGGACAAGTCCCTCCTTCATGCCCTACATCTCTGTAGGTCGTGTCCCATGACTACCTGAGCAGATCCTGCCCCCTTCATCTCCTGTCCAATGACCCTGAGCTGTGAGCGTCCTGAACTCCCCCAGCAGTCTCCACACTGTGAGACTGCATCTGGGCATGTACCCCCACTCTGCCCCACTGTTTATATATACCAGGTATTATCACAGGGCATGTACTAGGCATTTAATTGTTTCAAGAAAGGAATAAATTGACCCACTTTGAGAAAATTATGTTTCCCTATTTTGAAGTGGGTGGGTGAACGGTGTTGACATCTGAAATCCATACTAGTTGATATCCTTGAGTTCCATGAATGGCTCACGTGTGTTGCCTCGGAGACCAGACGAAGCTGCACAAGATGGGCTGGGACAAGGAAACCAACCCTGGATTATGGCACCCTACCTGACCTTGTCCTAGACAAGCTCCTCCTCAGTGTTTGAGATAACCTGCAAAACAAGACAGAACAAACCTAGTCATAACAAGTACCATGTAGTGACAACATTTAGTTACATAAGTGACATTTTCCAATAAAAAGAGCTGGGACTTCCTGGGGAAGCAGTTGATTACAGAGCTGGGATGCGGAAAATATGACTTTTGAACATCTGGATATTCCAGAAATGCTACAAGAAACGATGGGGCTTGTTGAAGGAACTCGGGAAACAGCATAAAGGAGTCTGCACTGATCTTAGTTAGAATAGCCACAGCACAAAAAGAAAAGCTGATTATAACCCAGAGAATGAATATccatgtcataaataaataatggaataaaCACATAAATGAGGGAGAAAGCCTACCGCTTCCTAACAGTGGATTCTAATTAATACAGACAGAGTGAATCAGGGAAACAAATTCATTAGGGAAATACCACAAGCATAATGGGTACAGACAAAATCTACTTATGAACgttaaaaatggggggggggcaaacAACTAGGGGAAACTAGGTTTTTGCAAAGAAATAACCAGTAAATGCAGTGTGGGATCTTGGAAACAAAATGCCACTGCAATCCAAGTGTTTATCTGAGTCACTATTATGTATCTGACAATTTACTATGAGAGGGGGCTGGAGAAGAAATCTATGGGAACTGTACAATTGTTTGCCAATTTTTCGacaagtctcattttttttttttttaagagtacgCCTTTCTGTCTTTGAAATGAGTGATCAGAATCACCCCCAAGTGCTGAGGAAAAACACAGGTCAGCTGCAAGAAAGACACTGTACAGTAACCTCTGAGTGTATCTTTGTCCAAATCACTCCTGGCCTCAGAGCCCCCAGCTCTTTCCTCTGCACCAAGCTCAATAGCAGTACTGCTTCTGGTTGTGAGGATCAGGTGTATGCACACAGGATGGCATCGACCAGGTAAGAAACATGCCTTTCAGCTTCCTTCCTGAGGGGCCAAGCATGTCCCTGTCCTCAGAGCCCAACCCTATCATGTTCATACCACCCCTTTTTGTCTGCCCTGCTCATTGCCTGTGTCACCCAGGGTTCAGCAGGTGCAACGGTCTGCAGTAAGTGTAAAGGGTGAGTGAAACAGTGTGCAACCCCTTCTACTGGAGGGCACGGTCCTCAGGGTGGGGGGTGAAGATAGTGCTCCCCTCCTCTGAAAACGGAAACACTCTAAGCAGGAGGTAAGGGAAGTCAGTCCACCCACCTGGACCCTTTCTGGGTGAGGCTGAGGCTTATGTACTCCTGCAGCAGGGAACCACACCCTCGTTCCTTGAGGCTGCCCTGATTCTCCCTTTTGTCTCCCCATGGGGTTCCCTGTGACTTCAGGAATGATGCGTTTTCCCATATTCTGCTAAGAAGGTAAAGCCTTTCGGTGGGCATTCTCTCCTTGTCCTTACTCGTCCTCGGGGCTTTGGCCTGAACCGGCGAGAGTCTCTGGTGTCCATCTGGTTTGCTTGTGCTGCCTGCATCGGGACTGGCCCAGATGGAGGGTCCTGCGTCCGAACCGTCCACAGTGTTGCCAACAGGCCTGCTGTCTGTGCCGCCAACTGTGGCCCCCTTCATGCTAGCCTGCAGAGTTCCTGCTGCCCCTGGGGCCACCCTGCGATCCATCCTTGGAGGGGCTGGGCTAAGGACAGACGGCGTGTTCCTGCGCAGACAGTACGAGGCCTGTGCTCGGTTTCCTTCCCCACCTGTGTAGGCCAGGGAGGCAGCCAGGGACACATCGCTGAGCACAGAAAGGCTGCTGCCGTTGACCTGATCTTGATCCCCTTGTCCGTGGAGCTCCATGGCCTGTGTTgagagaagaaacaggaaagtggAGAAGAcagtgaggggaggagggatggtcACCTAAGCTAAGCTCCTGCAGGGCTGTAACTGGGAGAACCTGTGAGGTCCTCAAGTCCGGTGCACGCAGGAGGCAGGAGCACTGGgaggccatgagggcaggggGGCTGTGCCCACAGGGAGGCTGTGGCACAGGAAGGCGGTACAGGAAGGCCATGTAGGAAGGCCATTCAAGCAAGGAGGCCCTGCCATGGGGAGGCCTCCTAGCACCTCCATGATGGTCACTCGAGTTCTGTGCAGACACAGTTGTGCTGCCGGGAGGGTTCTCCCGCATTCAGAGGGCACCCTCAGAGGGCCGTTTGACACACTGGTCTTAGCATTTCTGCACAACAGATtctggggtgggtggtggggagacTGCTGGCCAAGCTGTGCTCAGTGTACACTCTCATACAGAGCACAAGCTGTGCACACCTGCTATGCTGCTCACGAACAGAGCTCCGTATGCGGCTCCAGctaaggaaggactgccacacgCTTGCCAGTGTCCCGTGACACATGCGCCGGCCTGGATTGTGGTAGCAACTCGTCCAGGGTGGACTGGACAGAGAAGGTGCTGTTGGGGGCACTGCAACATCAGCCATGACATCAGAGGAGCCGGCATGTGAGGGGCCACAGGTGTTCACAAGTACTGGGACCTTTCCAGTGAGGCAAGGTCTACGCATGGTGCCTAATGGGGCCTGAGCTCTTCTGAAGGCAGTGCTTTCTCACAGGGAGTCTCAGAGAGCTGCCTGGAAGGGCCCTCACTGCTCTTCTAAGTCATCCTGGCCCCACCACCCAGAGTCCACACAAAGGCTTACAGATGGGCTCCTCCTGTCCTCCGCCTCCAGCCCGGGTATGGAGACCATGTCACCCGCAGGCTGGGCCTGGGTCCCGCTGTACGCCTCCATGGGGGGCCTCAGTAGGCCCACCAGGTCCTCCCAGCAGGCA
Proteins encoded in this region:
- the LOC131832707 gene encoding Golgi-associated RAB2 interactor protein 6-like isoform X1, giving the protein MDSDRESADPSTQSCPVLPMFHSSVGKLHQLLGKGEYTLLKDVPTFESDFIQVNRRGEVIDVHNTVNMVTIGVAYTGQHLPGPDVMLLAQPATHCVASATDDSDTQRTDFKASESLELTRLLPLKFVKLSIYNHDKKQFQLKLATGRSFYLQLCPPSNSKEDVFACWEDLVGLLRPPMEAYSGTQAQPAGDMVSIPGLEAEDRRSPSAMELHGQGDQDQVNGSSLSVLSDVSLAASLAYTGGEGNRAQASYCLRRNTPSVLSPAPPRMDRRVAPGAAGTLQASMKGATVGGTDSRPVGNTVDGSDAGPSIWASPDAGSTSKPDGHQRLSPVQAKAPRTSKDKERMPTERLYLLSRIWENASFLKSQGTPWGDKRENQGSLKERGCGSLLQEYISLSLTQKGSRLSQTLRRSLSRTRSGRVP
- the LOC131832707 gene encoding Golgi-associated RAB2 interactor protein 6-like isoform X2, encoding MDSDRESADPSTQSCPVLPMFHSSVGKLHQLLGKGEYTLLKDVPTFESDFIQVNRRGEVIDVHNTVNMVTIGVAYTGQHLPGPDVMLLAQPATHCVASATDDSDTQRTDFKASESLELTRLLPLKFVKLSIYNHDKKQFQLKLATGRSFYLQLCPPSNSKEDVFACWEDLVGLLRPPMEAYSGTQAQPAGDMVSIPGLEAEDRRSPSAMELHGQGDQDQVNGSSLSVLSDVSLAASLAYTGGEGNRAQASYCLRRNTPSVLSPAPPRMDRRVAPGAAGTLQASMKGATVGGTDSRPVGNTVDGSDAGPSIWASPDAGSTSKPDGHQRLSPVQAKAPRTSYLKH